Proteins encoded together in one Nocardioides marinisabuli window:
- the sodN gene encoding superoxide dismutase, Ni, with protein sequence MFAKLFAPTIEVSAHCDLPCGVYDPAQARIEAESIKGIIAKVADNDDPDFRTRAIIIKEQRAEMVKHHLWVLWTDYFKPPHFEKYPQLHVLVNEATKLAGASGAKGALDADVADQLLAKIDEIAEIFWETKKG encoded by the coding sequence ATGTTCGCCAAGCTGTTCGCGCCCACCATCGAGGTGTCTGCCCACTGCGACCTGCCCTGCGGTGTCTACGACCCCGCGCAGGCCCGCATCGAGGCCGAGTCGATCAAGGGCATCATCGCCAAGGTCGCCGACAACGACGACCCTGACTTCCGCACCCGCGCCATCATCATCAAGGAGCAGCGCGCCGAGATGGTCAAGCACCACCTGTGGGTGCTCTGGACCGACTACTTCAAGCCCCCGCACTTCGAGAAGTACCCCCAGCTGCACGTGCTGGTCAACGAGGCCACCAAGCTCGCCGGGGCCTCCGGCGCCAAGGGTGCCCTCGACGCCGACGTGGCCGACCAGCTGCTCGCCAAGATCGACGAGATCGCCGAGATCTTCTGGGAGACCAAGAAGGGCTGA